The following are encoded together in the Blastocatellia bacterium genome:
- a CDS encoding VWA domain-containing protein produces MKQKREVIIFAVMFLFLSVTSVFAQVGVSSSSVSRSKPTESQEKNRVGTSSGSVSYTRDAVENNYNQPSYQPSYQPSYQPSYQPNYQPSYQPNYQPANNYFANLLKSNEIHVEEFINYHKHQLPLPKAGQAIAMDVRWGGEQIALTNSQGVLQIGLSTSFTNDRQNLPPVNLSIVIDRSGSMADDAKLEKVKSALITLVNQLKNGDVLSLVTYDTNAQVLWPAQYLTGNRHTLINAISSIQPNGSTNLHAGLMLGYQEAVKYYRKDATNRVVLLTDGIANAGVTSTNQIARESQRFNDRGVDLSTIGVGRDLNEDLLRQLANSGRGLYHFVADAQDVEKIFVKEVSSLVAAVARRVRLHVEYDPALQLNHLYGYQPNHQHDSFSIMLDNLNLGATQVVMMQFGLKRANREITNRRLPVRVTLYYDDIAQKRSISESEQAFIQVTETSNVNALMDEEVKKNFTIACLSQALKDMVVAYELHNRQLASHIANSTINQVYSSYPTMSDKDISYILNIIQDYQEKLGLGNVERNTSYGGR; encoded by the coding sequence ATGAAACAAAAAAGAGAAGTAATAATTTTTGCAGTAATGTTTTTATTTCTTAGTGTCACTAGTGTTTTTGCTCAAGTTGGAGTTAGTTCAAGCTCAGTTTCACGCTCAAAACCTACTGAGAGTCAAGAAAAAAATAGAGTAGGAACTAGTTCTGGTTCAGTTTCTTATACTAGAGATGCTGTAGAAAACAACTACAATCAACCAAGTTATCAACCAAGTTATCAACCAAGTTATCAACCAAGTTATCAACCAAATTACCAACCAAGTTATCAACCAAATTATCAACCAGCAAATAATTATTTTGCTAACTTGCTAAAATCAAATGAAATTCATGTAGAGGAATTTATTAATTACCATAAACATCAATTGCCACTGCCAAAAGCAGGCCAAGCAATAGCAATGGATGTTCGATGGGGTGGTGAACAAATTGCATTAACTAATTCCCAAGGAGTCTTGCAAATAGGCTTAAGTACAAGTTTTACTAACGATCGTCAGAATCTTCCACCTGTAAATTTATCAATTGTAATTGATCGTAGTGGTTCAATGGCTGATGATGCAAAGCTAGAAAAAGTTAAAAGTGCTTTAATTACACTAGTTAATCAATTAAAAAATGGCGATGTTTTATCATTAGTCACCTATGATACAAATGCCCAAGTTTTATGGCCTGCTCAATATTTAACAGGTAATAGACACACTCTAATTAATGCTATTAGTAGTATTCAACCAAACGGCTCTACTAATTTACACGCAGGTTTAATGCTTGGCTATCAAGAGGCTGTAAAATATTATCGCAAGGATGCAACAAATCGAGTAGTTTTGCTAACAGATGGAATTGCTAATGCTGGTGTAACTAGCACAAACCAAATTGCTAGAGAATCCCAGCGATTTAATGATAGAGGTGTTGATCTTTCTACTATTGGTGTAGGGCGAGATCTTAACGAAGATTTACTAAGACAGCTTGCAAATAGTGGACGAGGACTTTATCACTTTGTTGCAGATGCTCAAGATGTAGAAAAGATTTTTGTTAAAGAAGTAAGTAGTTTAGTTGCTGCTGTTGCTCGCCGAGTAAGATTACACGTTGAATATGACCCCGCTTTACAACTTAATCATCTTTACGGTTATCAACCTAATCATCAACACGATAGTTTTTCTATTATGTTAGATAACCTAAATTTAGGTGCTACACAAGTTGTAATGATGCAATTTGGATTAAAACGAGCTAATAGAGAAATTACAAATAGAAGATTACCTGTTAGAGTAACACTTTATTATGATGATATTGCTCAAAAGCGTTCTATTTCAGAAAGTGAGCAAGCATTTATTCAAGTTACTGAAACATCAAATGTAAATGCTTTGATGGATGAGGAAGTAAAGAAAAACTTTACCATAGCTTGCTTGTCTCAAGCCCTTAAGGATATGGTTGTAGCTTATGAGCTTCATAACCGACAATTAGCTAGCCATATTGCAAATAGCACAATTAACCAAGTTTATAGCTCTTATCCAACAATGAGCGATAAGGATATAAGCTATATCTTAAATATTATTCAAGATTACCAAGAAAAACTAGGTTTAGGTAATGTTGAAAGAAATACTTCCTACGGAGGTAGATAA
- a CDS encoding zf-HC2 domain-containing protein yields MNCPKFETQIALYVGGDLSNKEVKELEQHLNNCQECSQFKVELQESQVSLTNFGQLNIDEQVFTKLRANVMAEIRKQDKQIGWWQKIFNFSFGSWRYAFVSGVILAVLATSTYLLFVNKKEATNQATVNQVNTSLEKPVAKSDNKLVKNEVINNVEGIRQPVAYKKNRYIKTSRKANKKVISDIQLTNTSEIALVNDINTANKNQKFIIDNVALENIMDNKVKMEIQTSNPNVRIIWFVNKEEKVEKRTTS; encoded by the coding sequence ATGAATTGCCCAAAGTTTGAAACACAAATAGCTTTATATGTTGGCGGCGATTTATCAAATAAAGAAGTTAAAGAACTAGAACAACACTTAAATAATTGTCAAGAATGCAGTCAATTTAAGGTTGAGTTGCAAGAAAGCCAAGTGTCTTTAACAAACTTTGGGCAATTAAATATTGATGAGCAAGTATTTACTAAACTTCGTGCTAATGTAATGGCTGAGATTAGAAAGCAAGATAAACAGATAGGTTGGTGGCAAAAAATATTTAACTTTTCCTTTGGTTCTTGGCGTTATGCTTTTGTTTCAGGTGTAATTTTAGCTGTACTTGCTACTTCAACTTATCTGTTATTTGTTAATAAAAAAGAAGCTACCAATCAAGCAACAGTTAATCAGGTTAATACTAGTTTAGAAAAACCAGTGGCTAAATCAGATAATAAATTAGTAAAAAATGAAGTTATAAATAATGTAGAAGGAATAAGACAACCAGTAGCATATAAAAAGAATCGATATATAAAAACTAGTAGAAAAGCAAATAAAAAGGTAATTAGTGATATACAACTAACTAACACATCTGAGATAGCTTTAGTAAATGATATTAATACAGCTAATAAAAATCAAAAATTCATTATAGATAATGTAGCTTTAGAAAATATAATGGATAATAAAGTAAAAATGGAGATACAAACCAGTAATCCTAATGTCAGAATTATTTGGTTTGTTAACAAAGAAGAAAAGGTAGAAAAACGCACTACTAGCTAA
- a CDS encoding TerC family protein yields MSQQTLAWVGFHVFILFMLALDLGLVRRKAREVSLKEALAWSAVWISLAMVFNGFIYYWLGSEKALSFLAGYLIEKSLSVDNLFVFLLVFSYFKVPPLYQHKILFWGILGALFMRAVFIIAGIALISYFHFVIYIFGAFLIFTGIKLVMEKDEDIEPEKNPVLKFVRKFIPIKTEYGVGKFFLRENGKLYATQLFVVLVVVETTDVIFAVDSIPAILAITPDPFIVYTSNIMAILGLRALYFALSGIMGMFHYLSYGLCFILVFIGVKMMISDFYKIPIAVALGVIAGVLTISIVLSIVFKPQEAEKSVEPGQ; encoded by the coding sequence ATGTCACAACAGACTTTGGCATGGGTTGGGTTTCACGTTTTTATATTGTTTATGCTTGCGCTGGATCTAGGGCTAGTTCGTCGTAAAGCACGTGAAGTTTCACTAAAAGAAGCATTGGCCTGGAGTGCGGTTTGGATTAGTTTAGCAATGGTTTTTAATGGTTTTATTTATTATTGGCTTGGTTCAGAAAAAGCTCTTAGCTTTTTAGCTGGCTATTTAATAGAAAAATCCTTAAGTGTAGATAATTTGTTTGTATTCTTACTAGTTTTTTCCTATTTCAAAGTCCCGCCACTTTATCAGCATAAAATATTGTTTTGGGGTATTTTAGGCGCGTTATTTATGCGGGCTGTATTTATTATTGCTGGTATCGCGCTAATTAGCTATTTTCATTTTGTAATCTATATTTTTGGTGCATTTTTAATTTTTACTGGAATTAAACTAGTAATGGAAAAGGACGAAGATATAGAACCAGAGAAAAACCCAGTGCTAAAATTTGTTCGCAAGTTTATTCCTATCAAAACCGAATATGGCGTTGGTAAATTTTTTCTAAGAGAAAATGGGAAATTATATGCTACCCAACTATTTGTTGTGCTTGTAGTTGTAGAAACAACCGATGTAATTTTTGCTGTAGACTCTATACCTGCTATTTTAGCTATTACTCCAGACCCTTTTATTGTTTATACCTCTAATATAATGGCAATTCTTGGACTTCGCGCCCTTTATTTTGCTTTATCTGGAATTATGGGAATGTTTCATTATCTTTCCTATGGACTATGTTTTATCTTAGTTTTCATTGGTGTAAAAATGATGATTTCTGATTTTTATAAAATACCTATTGCTGTTGCATTAGGTGTAATTGCAGGAGTTTTAACTATTTCTATAGTTCTTTCTATAGTGTTTAAGCCTCAAGAAGCTGAAAAATCTGTTGAACCAGGACAATAA
- a CDS encoding M23 family metallopeptidase, which produces MATFNLAKEFIYPIGKSDKVTQAKDGDGWYNARDFREVNHLGEDWNAETGGNTDCGLPVRAISNGKIVFAGTNIEGWGNVLIIRHTLSDGQEIESLYGHLKSFSKTSGDVNMREVIGFIGDGGGIYNCHLHLEIRFSNCPSWGSNGPGYAFDARGWADPSNFIDSRLPKKPSSKRK; this is translated from the coding sequence TTGGCTACATTTAATTTAGCTAAAGAATTTATTTATCCTATTGGAAAATCTGACAAAGTAACTCAAGCAAAAGATGGGGACGGATGGTATAACGCAAGAGATTTTCGAGAAGTCAATCACCTAGGAGAAGACTGGAACGCGGAAACAGGCGGAAATACTGATTGTGGTTTACCGGTTCGCGCTATTTCAAATGGAAAAATCGTTTTTGCTGGCACAAATATAGAAGGTTGGGGAAATGTTTTAATTATCCGTCATACTTTATCAGACGGACAAGAAATAGAATCTCTTTATGGACATCTCAAATCATTTAGTAAAACTTCTGGTGATGTAAATATGCGGGAAGTTATTGGTTTTATTGGCGATGGAGGCGGAATATATAATTGTCATTTACATTTAGAGATCCGTTTTTCTAATTGCCCAAGTTGGGGGAGCAATGGCCCTGGATACGCCTTTGATGCAAGAGGATGGGCAGATCCTTCTAATTTTATTGATTCACGACTCCCTAAAAAACCTTCTAGCAAAAGAAAATAA
- the hemC gene encoding hydroxymethylbilane synthase, with protein MIRIGSRGSKLALWQANWAKSSLEKAFPSLEVTIEIIKTTGDRYQEVTPPENMPKGLFTKEIQDALLNNEIDVAVHSLKDLATDLNPDLFLAAITERENPYDALISRSGQPLHQLPENAHVGPTSTRRKSQLLSQRPDLKITDLRGNVDTRLRKLDEGMYDAIILACAGLTRLGLKSRISQELTPDLIIPAVGQGALGIEIRASDEETRKHVSILNHEETRKACLAERIFLAALGGGCQVPIAGFAQVSDKEIKMMGCVASVDGKTIIKKEILGDLDNYQNLAQNLAQEILLSGADKLIQEFK; from the coding sequence ATGATTAGAATTGGTTCACGTGGTAGTAAATTAGCTCTTTGGCAAGCAAATTGGGCTAAAAGCTCATTAGAAAAAGCTTTCCCCTCATTAGAAGTTACAATTGAAATTATTAAAACTACTGGAGATCGTTATCAAGAAGTTACTCCACCAGAAAATATGCCTAAAGGACTTTTTACTAAGGAAATTCAAGACGCATTACTAAATAATGAAATTGATGTAGCTGTACATAGCTTAAAAGATCTAGCAACTGACTTAAACCCAGACCTTTTTTTAGCTGCAATTACTGAACGAGAAAACCCTTATGACGCGCTAATTAGTCGTAGTGGACAGCCTTTACATCAACTTCCAGAAAATGCTCATGTTGGCCCGACTTCAACCCGCCGTAAATCTCAATTACTTAGCCAACGTCCAGACTTAAAAATTACAGATCTTCGAGGTAATGTAGACACTCGCTTACGTAAGTTAGATGAAGGAATGTATGATGCAATTATTTTAGCCTGTGCTGGGCTAACTCGGCTTGGGCTAAAAAGCCGTATTTCTCAAGAACTTACACCAGATTTAATTATTCCTGCTGTTGGGCAAGGTGCGCTAGGAATTGAAATTCGTGCCAGTGATGAAGAAACTCGCAAACATGTCTCTATCTTAAATCATGAAGAAACTCGCAAAGCTTGTCTTGCTGAAAGAATTTTCCTAGCTGCTTTGGGCGGTGGTTGCCAAGTCCCTATTGCAGGTTTTGCCCAAGTAAGCGACAAGGAAATAAAAATGATGGGTTGTGTTGCTAGTGTTGATGGAAAAACAATAATTAAAAAGGAAATTTTAGGAGATTTAGATAATTATCAAAATCTAGCTCAAAATCTAGCCCAAGAAATTCTTTTATCAGGCGCAGATAAATTAATTCAAGAGTTTAAGTAG
- a CDS encoding VWA domain-containing protein, with protein sequence MKKLIFVLILFLFFANNSFAQQNDIVGEEKEIILEFKTQLVVVPFSAIDRTNKPINDLKAEEIKLFENGQAAQLVSLQRSSKQSLNFALLLDLSGSMQPHLESARQSAFKFFDQAITEKDLAGVVAFQQEIVVSQPLTKDKALLKEALERRHMVLPAPGTLGPALDGDDKKLNGTALYGAIYVAVDELLQAANGHRVLVLISDGYDSESGIELRDALDYAWRREVTIYTIGLGEKAGLNQEVLERLCSATGGRAFYPKNSLELDQVFNQIDEDLRQQYILSFYPNSEADNLFRTIKIDIPSRPSLNIRHRFGYYNSLVDEKQ encoded by the coding sequence ATGAAAAAGTTAATTTTTGTCTTAATCCTGTTTTTATTTTTTGCTAATAACTCTTTTGCCCAACAAAATGATATTGTTGGAGAAGAAAAAGAAATTATCCTAGAATTCAAAACCCAACTTGTAGTAGTTCCATTTAGCGCAATAGACCGAACCAATAAACCAATTAATGACTTAAAGGCTGAAGAAATAAAGCTTTTTGAAAATGGACAAGCGGCTCAACTAGTTTCTTTACAACGTAGTAGCAAACAATCGCTTAATTTTGCCTTGCTACTTGATTTATCTGGCAGTATGCAGCCTCATTTAGAATCTGCCCGTCAGTCAGCTTTTAAGTTTTTTGACCAAGCAATTACAGAAAAAGACTTAGCCGGAGTTGTAGCTTTTCAGCAAGAAATAGTGGTTTCTCAACCACTTACTAAAGATAAAGCCCTGCTTAAAGAAGCTTTAGAGCGTCGTCATATGGTTTTACCTGCTCCCGGTACTTTAGGCCCAGCACTTGACGGAGATGATAAAAAGTTAAATGGAACGGCTCTTTATGGAGCAATTTATGTTGCTGTTGATGAGCTTTTACAAGCGGCTAATGGGCATCGTGTTCTTGTGCTAATTTCTGATGGTTACGACTCCGAAAGTGGGATTGAACTGCGTGACGCGCTAGATTATGCTTGGCGACGTGAAGTTACTATTTATACAATTGGTTTAGGAGAAAAAGCAGGATTAAACCAAGAAGTATTAGAACGTCTTTGTTCAGCAACCGGCGGACGTGCTTTTTATCCTAAAAATTCTTTAGAATTAGATCAGGTTTTTAACCAAATTGATGAAGATTTAAGACAACAATATATTTTATCATTTTATCCTAATTCAGAAGCTGACAACTTGTTTCGTACCATAAAGATAGACATTCCTTCTCGTCCATCTTTAAATATTCGTCATCGTTTTGGTTACTACAACAGTTTAGTTGATGAAAAACAGTAG
- a CDS encoding alkaline phosphatase family protein: MLKNIYHLYLLIFLVFVYLIQFPVNAQEQNKNPKPENYVVLISIDGMKPEYYTKADQYKLKIPNLRAFCREGSFAEGSETVYPSLTYPSHTTLVTGNRPATHGIISNQTWRGLETNKTEEWYWYANAIKSPTLWTEARKAGLKTGAVAWPATAGAEIDYLIPEIWEGSFNTSFKTSIAKSTAGLSELILKSLPDPPPTLLNDLVRVQAAKVIISKYKPNLLLVHFVEVDYQQHRKGIFSSEAKAKLEETDEFIGQIINATKEAGIFEKTSFFVVSDHGFAPVEKQFRPAVLLAKEGFITIAKDGQVIDWQALPFGQGGSTAIMMKNPNDKISEFKIIEMLEKFANKPNSPINRVVKRAELDKLGSSTEASCFLEAAPGYEINSELTGSLTENSKDYLATHGGLPTRSEMYASFIASGHGIKKGVHEPFTKNIHVAPTIATILGFSLPQAEGRPIRQILTVEVPKIKAAAK, encoded by the coding sequence ATGCTTAAAAACATCTATCATTTATATTTGTTAATCTTTTTAGTTTTTGTCTATCTAATACAATTTCCTGTCAATGCTCAAGAGCAAAACAAAAATCCAAAGCCAGAAAACTATGTTGTACTAATTTCTATTGATGGAATGAAGCCAGAATATTACACCAAAGCAGATCAATATAAGCTAAAAATTCCAAATCTTCGTGCGTTTTGTCGTGAAGGTAGCTTTGCTGAAGGTTCAGAAACCGTCTATCCATCTTTAACTTATCCATCACATACAACTTTGGTGACAGGAAATAGACCTGCAACACATGGAATTATTTCTAATCAAACTTGGAGAGGATTGGAAACTAATAAAACCGAAGAATGGTACTGGTACGCTAACGCCATCAAATCCCCTACACTTTGGACAGAAGCGCGTAAGGCTGGGCTTAAAACTGGTGCCGTCGCCTGGCCAGCAACAGCAGGTGCAGAAATAGATTATCTTATACCAGAAATTTGGGAAGGATCTTTTAATACAAGTTTTAAGACTAGTATAGCTAAATCTACGGCAGGACTATCAGAGCTAATATTAAAATCTTTACCTGATCCTCCACCTACATTGCTTAATGATCTAGTTAGAGTTCAAGCAGCAAAAGTCATTATTAGCAAATATAAGCCAAATTTATTGTTAGTGCATTTTGTAGAAGTCGATTATCAACAACATAGAAAAGGTATTTTTTCATCTGAAGCCAAAGCCAAACTAGAAGAAACAGATGAATTTATTGGACAAATAATTAATGCAACTAAAGAAGCAGGTATTTTTGAGAAAACTAGCTTTTTTGTTGTCTCAGATCATGGTTTTGCTCCTGTAGAAAAACAGTTTCGTCCTGCTGTTTTACTTGCAAAAGAAGGCTTTATCACAATAGCTAAAGATGGTCAGGTGATAGACTGGCAAGCACTCCCCTTTGGGCAAGGTGGCTCAACTGCTATTATGATGAAAAACCCTAACGATAAAATCTCTGAATTTAAGATAATAGAAATGTTGGAAAAATTTGCTAATAAGCCAAATAGCCCAATTAACCGAGTTGTTAAACGTGCAGAGTTAGACAAACTAGGCTCAAGCACTGAAGCAAGTTGTTTTCTAGAAGCAGCACCAGGTTATGAAATTAATAGCGAGTTAACTGGAAGCTTAACTGAAAATTCTAAGGATTATTTAGCAACTCATGGAGGTTTACCAACACGCTCAGAAATGTATGCTTCTTTTATTGCTTCTGGTCATGGCATTAAAAAAGGTGTACATGAACCATTTACTAAAAATATTCATGTTGCACCAACTATAGCAACTATTTTAGGCTTTAGTTTGCCACAAGCTGAAGGTCGCCCTATCAGACAAATTCTTACTGTTGAAGTACCAAAAATTAAAGCTGCGGCTAAGTAG